A genomic window from Equus caballus isolate H_3958 breed thoroughbred chromosome 5, TB-T2T, whole genome shotgun sequence includes:
- the HAPLN2 gene encoding hyaluronan and proteoglycan link protein 2, translated as MPTLCALRTVLGGLLVMPGWLTLPTLCHLLLPWTFTVFFHKALGDPASHLGPHYLLPPIHEVIHSRRGATATLPCVLGTPPPSYKVRWSKVEPGELQETPILITNGLHARGYGPLGGRARMRRGHRLDASLVIAGVRLEDEGRYRCELINGIEDESVALTLRLEGVVFPYQPSRGRYQFNYYEAKQACEEQDGRLATYAQLYQAWTEGLDWCNAGWLLEGSVRYPVLTARAPCGGRGRPGIRSYGPRDRKRDRYDAFCFTSALAGHVFFVSGRLTLSEAHAACRRRGAVVAKVGHLYAAWKFSALDQCDGGWLADGSVRFPITTPRPRCGGLPDPGVRSFGFPRPQQAAYGTYCYSE; from the exons ATGCCCACCCTTTGTGCCCTACGGACGGTGCTGGGCGGACTCCTCGTCATGCCAGGCTGGCTCACGCTCCCCACGCTCTGCCACCTCCTTCTCCCTTGGACCTTCACCGTCTTCTTCCACAAAGCCCTGGGGGACCCAG CATCCCACCTTGGCCCCCACTACCTCCTGCCCCCCATCCACGAGGTCATTCACTCTCGTCGTGGGGCCACGGCCACGCTGCCCTGCGTCCTGGGCACCCCGCCTCCCAGCTACAAGGTACGCTGGAGCAAAGTGGAGCCAGGGGAGCTCCAGGAAACGCCGATCCTCATCACTAACGGACTGCACGCCCGGGGCTACGGACCTCTGGGGGGGCGCGCCAGGATGCGGAGGGGACATCGTCTAGACGCCTCCCTGGTCATCGCGGGCGTGCGCCTGGAGGACGAGGGCAGGTACCGCTGTGAGCTCATCAATGGCATCGAGGACGAGAGCGTGGCGCTGACTCTGCGCCTGGAGG GTGTGGTGTTTCCGTACCAGCCCAGCCGGGGCCGGTACCAGTTCAATTACTACGAGGCGAAGCAGGCGTGCGAGGAGCAGGATGGACGCCTGGCCACCTACGCCCAGCTGTACCAGG CGTGGACCGAGGGTCTGGACTGGTGTAACGCGGGCTGGCTGCTCGAGGGCTCCGTGCGCTACCCCGTGCTCACGGCGCGCGCTCCGTGCGGCGGCCGCGGTCGGCCCGGGATCCGCAGCTATGGGCCCCGCGACCGGAAGCGCGACCGCTACGACGCGTTCTGCTTCACCTCTGCGCTGGCAG GCCACGTGTTCTTCGTGTCCGGGCGGCTGACGCTGTCTGAGGCCCACGCGGCGTGCCGGCGGCGCGGGGCCGTGGTGGCCAAGGTAGGGCATCTCTACGCCGCCTGGAAGTTCTCGGCGCTGGACCAATGCGACGGCGGCTGGCTGGCGGACGGCAGCGTGCGCTTCCCCATCACCACGCCGCGGCCGCGCTGCGGGGGCCTCCCGGATCCCGGAGTGCGCAGCTTCGGCTTCCCCAGACCCCAGCAGGCCGCCTACGGGACCTACTGCTACTCCGAGTAG